The proteins below come from a single Corvus hawaiiensis isolate bCorHaw1 chromosome 20, bCorHaw1.pri.cur, whole genome shotgun sequence genomic window:
- the ANKFY1 gene encoding rabankyrin-5 isoform X2: protein MSWKRGSFCPCRQEEVAKLEKHLMLLRQEYVKLQKKLVDTERRCNLLAVESNQANASDTFISRLLTIVAELYQQEQYSDLKIKVGDRHIRAHKFVLAARSDTWSLANLASTEELDLSDADPEVTMAMLRWIYTDELELREDDIFLTELMKLANKFQLQLLRERCEKGVMSLVNVRNCIRFYQTAEELSASTLLNYCAEIIASHWDDLRKEDFSSMSAQLLYKMFKSKTEYPLHKAIKVEREDVVFLYLIEMDSQLPGKLNELDHNGDLALDLALAQRLESIATTLVNHKADVDRADKTGWSLLHKAIQRGDKFAANFLIKNGARVNAATLGDQETPLHLVASYSPKKHSPDVMAEMAQIAQSLLQAGANPNMQDNKGRTPLHVSIVVRNEPVFSQLLQCKQLDLELKDHEGSTALWLAVQYITVSSDQSVNPFEDAPVVNGTSFDENSFAARLIQRGSNTDAPDTVTGNCLLQRAAGAGNEAASLFLATHGAKVNHQNKWGETPLHTACRHGLANLTAELLQQGANPNIQTAEAALGQKDASAPPSAENVHLQTPLHMAIAYNHPDVVSVILEQKANALHATNNLQIIPDFSLKDSRDQTVLGLALWTGMHTIAAQLLGSGASINDTMSDGQTLLHMAIQRQDSKSALFLLEHQADINVRTQDGETALQLAIQNQLPLVVDAICTRGADMSVPDEKGNPPLWLALENNLEDIASTLVRHGCDATCWGSGPSGCSQTLLHRAIDENSEQIACFLIRSGCDVNSPRKPGPNGEGEEEAHDGQTPLHLAACWGLEEVIQCLLEFGANVNAQDAEGRTPIHVAISNQHNVIIQLMISHPDIKLNVRDRQGMTPFACAMTYKNNKAAEAILKREPGAAEQVDNKGRNFLHVAVQNSDIESVLFLISVQANVNSRVQDASKLTPLHLAVQAGSEIIVRNLLLAGAQVNELTKHRQTALHLAAQQDLPTICSVLLENGVDFAAVDENGNNALHLAVMHGRLNNIRVLLTECNVDAEAFNIRGQSPMHILGQYGKDNAAAICDLFLECMPEYPLDKPDAEGNTVLLLAYMKGNANLCRAIVRAGARLGVNNNQGVNIFNYQVATKQLLFRLLDMLTKEPPWCDGSNCYECAAKFGVTTRKHHCRHCGRLLCHKCSTKEIPIIKFDLNKPVRVCNICFDVLTLGGVS from the exons ATGTCTTGGAAGAGGGGCTCATTTTGTCCCTGCAGACAAG AGGAGGTGGCCAAGCTGGAAAAGCATCTGATGCTCCTCCGCCAGGAGTATGTGAAGCTGCAGAAGAAACTTGTTGATACAGAAAGGAGGTGCAACCTTCTGGCTGTGGAGTCCAACCAGGCCAATGCCAGCGACACCTTCATCAGTCGACTTCTCACCATTGTAGCTGAACTCTATCAGCAGGAGCAGTACAG TGATCTGAAGATAAAGGTTGGGGACAGGCACATCAGAGCTCACAAATTTGTCTTGGCCGCACGCAGTGATACATGGAGTCTTGCCAACCTTGCCTCAACAGAGGAGCTGGATCTGTCAG ATGCTGACCCAGAGGTAACCATGGCAATGCTGCGGTGGATCTACACAGATGAACTTGAGCTAAGAGAAGATGATATCTTCTTGACGGAGCTTATGAAATTAGCTAATAAatttcagctccagctgcttaGGGAAAG ATGTGAAAAAGGAGTTATGTCACTCGTTAATGTCAGGAACTGCATCCGTTTCTATCAGACTGCCGAGGAGCTCAGTGCCAGCACACTCCTCAACTACTGTGCTGAGATTATTGCTAGCCACTGG GATGACTTGCGTAAAGAAGACTTCAGCAGCATGAGTGCTCAGCTATTGTATAAAATGTTCAAGTCAAAGACAGAATATCCTTTGCATAAGGCCATTAAAGTTGAGAGAGAAGATGTAGTCTTCTTGTATCTTATTGAAATGGATTCACAG CTTCCTGGGAAGCTCAATGAATTGGATCACAATGGAGATCTTGCTCTGGATCTAGCCCTGGCCCAAAGATTGGAGAGTATTGCAACTACACTGGTCAACCACAAGGCTGATGTAGATAGGGCAGACAAGACAGGCTGGAGTCTGCTCCATAAAGCCATCCAGAGAG GAGATAAATTTGCTGCAAactttctcattaaaaatggTGCCCGTGTGAATGCTGCTACACTGGGAGACCAGGAGACTCCTCTGCACCTTGTGGCATCGTACAGCCCCAAGAAGCACTCGCCGGATGTCATGGCAGAGATGGCACAGATCGCGCAGTCcctcctgcaggcaggagccaATCCAAACATGCAGGACAACAAAGGCAG GACCCCGTTACATGTGTCCATTGTGGTCAGGAATGAGCCTGTGTTCAGTCAGCTCCTGCAATGCAAGCA ACTAGACTTGGAGCTGAAGGATCATGAAGGAAGCACAGCTCTGTGGCTTGCAGTCCAGTATATCACTGTATCATCTGATCAGTCTGTGAACCCTTTCGAGGATGCCCCTGTTGTGAATGGAACCTCATTTGATGAGAACAGTTTTGCAGCAAGGTTGATCCAGCGAGGCAGCAATACAGATGCTCCAGACACAGTAACAG gaaactGCTTACTTCAGAGAGCAGCTGGTGCAGGAAATGAGGCAGCTTCTCTCTTCCTAGCAACTCATGGAGCAAAAGTCAACCACCAAAACAAATGG GGAGAAACCCCACTACACACAGCCTGCAGGCACGGCCTAGCAAATCTgacagcagagctcctgcagcaaGGAGCCAATCCCAACATCCAGACGGCAGAAGCGGCTCTTGGGCAGAAGGATGCATCTGCTCCTCCATCAGCAGAGAATGTTCACCTGCAAACCCCCCTTCACATGGCTATTGCTTACAATCACCCAGATGTAGTGTCAGTCATCCTAGAACAAAAAG CTAATGCTCTTCATGCTACCAACAACTTGCAAATTATTCCTGACTTTAGTCTAAAGGACTCAAGAGACCAGACTGTGCTGGGATTGGCTCTTTGGACAG GCATGCACACAATAGCAGCTCAGCTGCTTGGATCTGGGGCATCCATCAATGACACCATGTCAGACGGACAGACGCTCCTACACATGGCAATCCAGAGACAGGACAGTAAGAGTGCCCTCTTCCTGCTGGAGCATCAGGCAGATATAAATGTCAG gaccCAGGATGGAGAGACAGCCCTACAGCTGGCCATCCAAAACCAGCTCCCACTCGTGGTGGATGCCATTTGTACCAGGGGAGCAGACATGTCTGTGCCGGATGAGAAAGGAAATCCTCCCTTATGGCTTGCCTTGGAAAACAACCTGGAAGATATTGCATCAACTCTG GTTAGGCATGGCTGTGATGCAACGTGTTGGGGGTCAGGACCAAGTGGCTGCTCACAAacccttctccacagagctatTGATGAGAACAGTGAACAGATTGCTTGCTTCCTGATCCGCAG TGGGTGTGATGTGAATAGTCCCAGAAAGCCAGGCCCAaatggagaaggagaagaggaagccCATGATGGACAGACACCCCTACACTTGGCAGCCTGCTGGGGACTAGAGGAGGTGATCCAGTGCCTTTTGGAGTTTGGTGCCAATGTCAATGCTCAG GATGCAGAAGGAAGAACTCCAATCCATGTTGCCATTAGCAACCAACATAACGTTATCATTCAGCTGATGATTTCACATCCAGATATTAAGCTGAATGTACGTGACAGGCAAGGAATGACTCCCTTTGCTTGTGCTATGAcgtataaaaataataaagcagcTGAAGCAATTTTGAAGAGggaaccaggagctgcagaacag GTTGATAATAAAGGTCGGAATTTCCTGCATGTGGCTGTTCAGAACTCGGACATCGAGAGCGTGCTGTTCCTGATCAGTGTGCAGGCCAATGTCAACTCGCGGGTCCAGGATGCCTCCAAACTGACCCCTCTGCACCTGGCAGTGCAGGCTGGCTCGGAGATCATTGTGCGCAATCTG CTGCTTGCAGGTGCCCAGGTGAATGAACTGACCAAGCACCGTCAGACTGCTCTTCACTTAGCAGCCCAGCAAGACCTGCCCACCATTTGTTCAGTCCTTCTGGAGAATGGAGTAGACTTTGCAGCTGTagatgaaaatggaaataacg CTCTGCATCTGGCAGTGATGCATGGCCGTCTGAACAATATCCGGGTCCTCCTCACAGAGTGCAATGTAGATGCAGAAGCCTTTAATATCAG AGGCCAGTCACCAATGCATATTTTGGGACAATATGGGAAAGATAACGCAGCAGCCATCTGTGACCTCTTCTTGGAGTGTATGCCAGAATACCCTCTAGACAAACCTGATGCTGAAGGAAACACAG tgctcCTCTTGGCTTACATGAAGGGAAATGCGAACTTGTGTCGTGCAATAGTGAGAGCTGGGGCTCGCCTGGGAGTTAACAACAACCAGGGAGTCAATATCTTCAACTATCAAGTTGCTACAAAACAGCTTCTCTTCAGACTGCTGG ATATGCTGACAAAAGAACCTCCCTGGTGTGATGGCTCCAACTGCTATGAATGTGCTGCCAAATTTGGAGTCACAACAAGAAAGCATCACTG CCGACACTGTGGACGCCTGCTCTGCCATAAGTGCTCAACAAAGGAGATTCCTATCATAAAATTTGATCTGAACAAGCCAGTTCGAGTTTGCAACATCTGCTTTGATGTCCTGACTCTGGGAGGAGTCTCCTAG
- the ANKFY1 gene encoding rabankyrin-5 isoform X1, with amino-acid sequence MAGAAGGHPRVGPAWRGRLCPSGGGLGLLWAVGAGQDVPPTSPRRPWVRRGRRGLPPVPWGSSRRRPGAHPGLPCPSRRGEPVLQPPGHLCRVLLSGSKEVAKLEKHLMLLRQEYVKLQKKLVDTERRCNLLAVESNQANASDTFISRLLTIVAELYQQEQYSDLKIKVGDRHIRAHKFVLAARSDTWSLANLASTEELDLSDADPEVTMAMLRWIYTDELELREDDIFLTELMKLANKFQLQLLRERCEKGVMSLVNVRNCIRFYQTAEELSASTLLNYCAEIIASHWDDLRKEDFSSMSAQLLYKMFKSKTEYPLHKAIKVEREDVVFLYLIEMDSQLPGKLNELDHNGDLALDLALAQRLESIATTLVNHKADVDRADKTGWSLLHKAIQRGDKFAANFLIKNGARVNAATLGDQETPLHLVASYSPKKHSPDVMAEMAQIAQSLLQAGANPNMQDNKGRTPLHVSIVVRNEPVFSQLLQCKQLDLELKDHEGSTALWLAVQYITVSSDQSVNPFEDAPVVNGTSFDENSFAARLIQRGSNTDAPDTVTGNCLLQRAAGAGNEAASLFLATHGAKVNHQNKWGETPLHTACRHGLANLTAELLQQGANPNIQTAEAALGQKDASAPPSAENVHLQTPLHMAIAYNHPDVVSVILEQKANALHATNNLQIIPDFSLKDSRDQTVLGLALWTGMHTIAAQLLGSGASINDTMSDGQTLLHMAIQRQDSKSALFLLEHQADINVRTQDGETALQLAIQNQLPLVVDAICTRGADMSVPDEKGNPPLWLALENNLEDIASTLVRHGCDATCWGSGPSGCSQTLLHRAIDENSEQIACFLIRSGCDVNSPRKPGPNGEGEEEAHDGQTPLHLAACWGLEEVIQCLLEFGANVNAQDAEGRTPIHVAISNQHNVIIQLMISHPDIKLNVRDRQGMTPFACAMTYKNNKAAEAILKREPGAAEQVDNKGRNFLHVAVQNSDIESVLFLISVQANVNSRVQDASKLTPLHLAVQAGSEIIVRNLLLAGAQVNELTKHRQTALHLAAQQDLPTICSVLLENGVDFAAVDENGNNALHLAVMHGRLNNIRVLLTECNVDAEAFNIRGQSPMHILGQYGKDNAAAICDLFLECMPEYPLDKPDAEGNTVLLLAYMKGNANLCRAIVRAGARLGVNNNQGVNIFNYQVATKQLLFRLLDMLTKEPPWCDGSNCYECAAKFGVTTRKHHCRHCGRLLCHKCSTKEIPIIKFDLNKPVRVCNICFDVLTLGGVS; translated from the exons ATggcgggggccgcgggcggACACCCCCGGGTGGGGCCGGCCTGGCGCGGGCGGCTTTGCCCCTCAGGAGGGGGCTTGGGGTTGCTGTGGGCGGTGGGAGCCGGCCAGGACGTCCCGCCGACCTCTCCCCGCAGGCCGTGGGTCAGGCGGGGCCGCAGGGGGCTCCCGCCCGTCCCGTGGGGCTCATCCCGGCGCCGTCCGGGGGCTCATCCCGGCCTGCCCTGCCCGAGTCGCCGCGGGgagcctgtgctgcagcctcccGGTCACTTGTGCCGAGTCCTTTTGTCAGGCTCAA AGGAGGTGGCCAAGCTGGAAAAGCATCTGATGCTCCTCCGCCAGGAGTATGTGAAGCTGCAGAAGAAACTTGTTGATACAGAAAGGAGGTGCAACCTTCTGGCTGTGGAGTCCAACCAGGCCAATGCCAGCGACACCTTCATCAGTCGACTTCTCACCATTGTAGCTGAACTCTATCAGCAGGAGCAGTACAG TGATCTGAAGATAAAGGTTGGGGACAGGCACATCAGAGCTCACAAATTTGTCTTGGCCGCACGCAGTGATACATGGAGTCTTGCCAACCTTGCCTCAACAGAGGAGCTGGATCTGTCAG ATGCTGACCCAGAGGTAACCATGGCAATGCTGCGGTGGATCTACACAGATGAACTTGAGCTAAGAGAAGATGATATCTTCTTGACGGAGCTTATGAAATTAGCTAATAAatttcagctccagctgcttaGGGAAAG ATGTGAAAAAGGAGTTATGTCACTCGTTAATGTCAGGAACTGCATCCGTTTCTATCAGACTGCCGAGGAGCTCAGTGCCAGCACACTCCTCAACTACTGTGCTGAGATTATTGCTAGCCACTGG GATGACTTGCGTAAAGAAGACTTCAGCAGCATGAGTGCTCAGCTATTGTATAAAATGTTCAAGTCAAAGACAGAATATCCTTTGCATAAGGCCATTAAAGTTGAGAGAGAAGATGTAGTCTTCTTGTATCTTATTGAAATGGATTCACAG CTTCCTGGGAAGCTCAATGAATTGGATCACAATGGAGATCTTGCTCTGGATCTAGCCCTGGCCCAAAGATTGGAGAGTATTGCAACTACACTGGTCAACCACAAGGCTGATGTAGATAGGGCAGACAAGACAGGCTGGAGTCTGCTCCATAAAGCCATCCAGAGAG GAGATAAATTTGCTGCAAactttctcattaaaaatggTGCCCGTGTGAATGCTGCTACACTGGGAGACCAGGAGACTCCTCTGCACCTTGTGGCATCGTACAGCCCCAAGAAGCACTCGCCGGATGTCATGGCAGAGATGGCACAGATCGCGCAGTCcctcctgcaggcaggagccaATCCAAACATGCAGGACAACAAAGGCAG GACCCCGTTACATGTGTCCATTGTGGTCAGGAATGAGCCTGTGTTCAGTCAGCTCCTGCAATGCAAGCA ACTAGACTTGGAGCTGAAGGATCATGAAGGAAGCACAGCTCTGTGGCTTGCAGTCCAGTATATCACTGTATCATCTGATCAGTCTGTGAACCCTTTCGAGGATGCCCCTGTTGTGAATGGAACCTCATTTGATGAGAACAGTTTTGCAGCAAGGTTGATCCAGCGAGGCAGCAATACAGATGCTCCAGACACAGTAACAG gaaactGCTTACTTCAGAGAGCAGCTGGTGCAGGAAATGAGGCAGCTTCTCTCTTCCTAGCAACTCATGGAGCAAAAGTCAACCACCAAAACAAATGG GGAGAAACCCCACTACACACAGCCTGCAGGCACGGCCTAGCAAATCTgacagcagagctcctgcagcaaGGAGCCAATCCCAACATCCAGACGGCAGAAGCGGCTCTTGGGCAGAAGGATGCATCTGCTCCTCCATCAGCAGAGAATGTTCACCTGCAAACCCCCCTTCACATGGCTATTGCTTACAATCACCCAGATGTAGTGTCAGTCATCCTAGAACAAAAAG CTAATGCTCTTCATGCTACCAACAACTTGCAAATTATTCCTGACTTTAGTCTAAAGGACTCAAGAGACCAGACTGTGCTGGGATTGGCTCTTTGGACAG GCATGCACACAATAGCAGCTCAGCTGCTTGGATCTGGGGCATCCATCAATGACACCATGTCAGACGGACAGACGCTCCTACACATGGCAATCCAGAGACAGGACAGTAAGAGTGCCCTCTTCCTGCTGGAGCATCAGGCAGATATAAATGTCAG gaccCAGGATGGAGAGACAGCCCTACAGCTGGCCATCCAAAACCAGCTCCCACTCGTGGTGGATGCCATTTGTACCAGGGGAGCAGACATGTCTGTGCCGGATGAGAAAGGAAATCCTCCCTTATGGCTTGCCTTGGAAAACAACCTGGAAGATATTGCATCAACTCTG GTTAGGCATGGCTGTGATGCAACGTGTTGGGGGTCAGGACCAAGTGGCTGCTCACAAacccttctccacagagctatTGATGAGAACAGTGAACAGATTGCTTGCTTCCTGATCCGCAG TGGGTGTGATGTGAATAGTCCCAGAAAGCCAGGCCCAaatggagaaggagaagaggaagccCATGATGGACAGACACCCCTACACTTGGCAGCCTGCTGGGGACTAGAGGAGGTGATCCAGTGCCTTTTGGAGTTTGGTGCCAATGTCAATGCTCAG GATGCAGAAGGAAGAACTCCAATCCATGTTGCCATTAGCAACCAACATAACGTTATCATTCAGCTGATGATTTCACATCCAGATATTAAGCTGAATGTACGTGACAGGCAAGGAATGACTCCCTTTGCTTGTGCTATGAcgtataaaaataataaagcagcTGAAGCAATTTTGAAGAGggaaccaggagctgcagaacag GTTGATAATAAAGGTCGGAATTTCCTGCATGTGGCTGTTCAGAACTCGGACATCGAGAGCGTGCTGTTCCTGATCAGTGTGCAGGCCAATGTCAACTCGCGGGTCCAGGATGCCTCCAAACTGACCCCTCTGCACCTGGCAGTGCAGGCTGGCTCGGAGATCATTGTGCGCAATCTG CTGCTTGCAGGTGCCCAGGTGAATGAACTGACCAAGCACCGTCAGACTGCTCTTCACTTAGCAGCCCAGCAAGACCTGCCCACCATTTGTTCAGTCCTTCTGGAGAATGGAGTAGACTTTGCAGCTGTagatgaaaatggaaataacg CTCTGCATCTGGCAGTGATGCATGGCCGTCTGAACAATATCCGGGTCCTCCTCACAGAGTGCAATGTAGATGCAGAAGCCTTTAATATCAG AGGCCAGTCACCAATGCATATTTTGGGACAATATGGGAAAGATAACGCAGCAGCCATCTGTGACCTCTTCTTGGAGTGTATGCCAGAATACCCTCTAGACAAACCTGATGCTGAAGGAAACACAG tgctcCTCTTGGCTTACATGAAGGGAAATGCGAACTTGTGTCGTGCAATAGTGAGAGCTGGGGCTCGCCTGGGAGTTAACAACAACCAGGGAGTCAATATCTTCAACTATCAAGTTGCTACAAAACAGCTTCTCTTCAGACTGCTGG ATATGCTGACAAAAGAACCTCCCTGGTGTGATGGCTCCAACTGCTATGAATGTGCTGCCAAATTTGGAGTCACAACAAGAAAGCATCACTG CCGACACTGTGGACGCCTGCTCTGCCATAAGTGCTCAACAAAGGAGATTCCTATCATAAAATTTGATCTGAACAAGCCAGTTCGAGTTTGCAACATCTGCTTTGATGTCCTGACTCTGGGAGGAGTCTCCTAG
- the ANKFY1 gene encoding rabankyrin-5 isoform X3 yields MAEEEVAKLEKHLMLLRQEYVKLQKKLVDTERRCNLLAVESNQANASDTFISRLLTIVAELYQQEQYSDLKIKVGDRHIRAHKFVLAARSDTWSLANLASTEELDLSDADPEVTMAMLRWIYTDELELREDDIFLTELMKLANKFQLQLLRERCEKGVMSLVNVRNCIRFYQTAEELSASTLLNYCAEIIASHWDDLRKEDFSSMSAQLLYKMFKSKTEYPLHKAIKVEREDVVFLYLIEMDSQLPGKLNELDHNGDLALDLALAQRLESIATTLVNHKADVDRADKTGWSLLHKAIQRGDKFAANFLIKNGARVNAATLGDQETPLHLVASYSPKKHSPDVMAEMAQIAQSLLQAGANPNMQDNKGRTPLHVSIVVRNEPVFSQLLQCKQLDLELKDHEGSTALWLAVQYITVSSDQSVNPFEDAPVVNGTSFDENSFAARLIQRGSNTDAPDTVTGNCLLQRAAGAGNEAASLFLATHGAKVNHQNKWGETPLHTACRHGLANLTAELLQQGANPNIQTAEAALGQKDASAPPSAENVHLQTPLHMAIAYNHPDVVSVILEQKANALHATNNLQIIPDFSLKDSRDQTVLGLALWTGMHTIAAQLLGSGASINDTMSDGQTLLHMAIQRQDSKSALFLLEHQADINVRTQDGETALQLAIQNQLPLVVDAICTRGADMSVPDEKGNPPLWLALENNLEDIASTLVRHGCDATCWGSGPSGCSQTLLHRAIDENSEQIACFLIRSGCDVNSPRKPGPNGEGEEEAHDGQTPLHLAACWGLEEVIQCLLEFGANVNAQDAEGRTPIHVAISNQHNVIIQLMISHPDIKLNVRDRQGMTPFACAMTYKNNKAAEAILKREPGAAEQVDNKGRNFLHVAVQNSDIESVLFLISVQANVNSRVQDASKLTPLHLAVQAGSEIIVRNLLLAGAQVNELTKHRQTALHLAAQQDLPTICSVLLENGVDFAAVDENGNNALHLAVMHGRLNNIRVLLTECNVDAEAFNIRGQSPMHILGQYGKDNAAAICDLFLECMPEYPLDKPDAEGNTVLLLAYMKGNANLCRAIVRAGARLGVNNNQGVNIFNYQVATKQLLFRLLDMLTKEPPWCDGSNCYECAAKFGVTTRKHHCRHCGRLLCHKCSTKEIPIIKFDLNKPVRVCNICFDVLTLGGVS; encoded by the exons ATGGCGGAAG AGGAGGTGGCCAAGCTGGAAAAGCATCTGATGCTCCTCCGCCAGGAGTATGTGAAGCTGCAGAAGAAACTTGTTGATACAGAAAGGAGGTGCAACCTTCTGGCTGTGGAGTCCAACCAGGCCAATGCCAGCGACACCTTCATCAGTCGACTTCTCACCATTGTAGCTGAACTCTATCAGCAGGAGCAGTACAG TGATCTGAAGATAAAGGTTGGGGACAGGCACATCAGAGCTCACAAATTTGTCTTGGCCGCACGCAGTGATACATGGAGTCTTGCCAACCTTGCCTCAACAGAGGAGCTGGATCTGTCAG ATGCTGACCCAGAGGTAACCATGGCAATGCTGCGGTGGATCTACACAGATGAACTTGAGCTAAGAGAAGATGATATCTTCTTGACGGAGCTTATGAAATTAGCTAATAAatttcagctccagctgcttaGGGAAAG ATGTGAAAAAGGAGTTATGTCACTCGTTAATGTCAGGAACTGCATCCGTTTCTATCAGACTGCCGAGGAGCTCAGTGCCAGCACACTCCTCAACTACTGTGCTGAGATTATTGCTAGCCACTGG GATGACTTGCGTAAAGAAGACTTCAGCAGCATGAGTGCTCAGCTATTGTATAAAATGTTCAAGTCAAAGACAGAATATCCTTTGCATAAGGCCATTAAAGTTGAGAGAGAAGATGTAGTCTTCTTGTATCTTATTGAAATGGATTCACAG CTTCCTGGGAAGCTCAATGAATTGGATCACAATGGAGATCTTGCTCTGGATCTAGCCCTGGCCCAAAGATTGGAGAGTATTGCAACTACACTGGTCAACCACAAGGCTGATGTAGATAGGGCAGACAAGACAGGCTGGAGTCTGCTCCATAAAGCCATCCAGAGAG GAGATAAATTTGCTGCAAactttctcattaaaaatggTGCCCGTGTGAATGCTGCTACACTGGGAGACCAGGAGACTCCTCTGCACCTTGTGGCATCGTACAGCCCCAAGAAGCACTCGCCGGATGTCATGGCAGAGATGGCACAGATCGCGCAGTCcctcctgcaggcaggagccaATCCAAACATGCAGGACAACAAAGGCAG GACCCCGTTACATGTGTCCATTGTGGTCAGGAATGAGCCTGTGTTCAGTCAGCTCCTGCAATGCAAGCA ACTAGACTTGGAGCTGAAGGATCATGAAGGAAGCACAGCTCTGTGGCTTGCAGTCCAGTATATCACTGTATCATCTGATCAGTCTGTGAACCCTTTCGAGGATGCCCCTGTTGTGAATGGAACCTCATTTGATGAGAACAGTTTTGCAGCAAGGTTGATCCAGCGAGGCAGCAATACAGATGCTCCAGACACAGTAACAG gaaactGCTTACTTCAGAGAGCAGCTGGTGCAGGAAATGAGGCAGCTTCTCTCTTCCTAGCAACTCATGGAGCAAAAGTCAACCACCAAAACAAATGG GGAGAAACCCCACTACACACAGCCTGCAGGCACGGCCTAGCAAATCTgacagcagagctcctgcagcaaGGAGCCAATCCCAACATCCAGACGGCAGAAGCGGCTCTTGGGCAGAAGGATGCATCTGCTCCTCCATCAGCAGAGAATGTTCACCTGCAAACCCCCCTTCACATGGCTATTGCTTACAATCACCCAGATGTAGTGTCAGTCATCCTAGAACAAAAAG CTAATGCTCTTCATGCTACCAACAACTTGCAAATTATTCCTGACTTTAGTCTAAAGGACTCAAGAGACCAGACTGTGCTGGGATTGGCTCTTTGGACAG GCATGCACACAATAGCAGCTCAGCTGCTTGGATCTGGGGCATCCATCAATGACACCATGTCAGACGGACAGACGCTCCTACACATGGCAATCCAGAGACAGGACAGTAAGAGTGCCCTCTTCCTGCTGGAGCATCAGGCAGATATAAATGTCAG gaccCAGGATGGAGAGACAGCCCTACAGCTGGCCATCCAAAACCAGCTCCCACTCGTGGTGGATGCCATTTGTACCAGGGGAGCAGACATGTCTGTGCCGGATGAGAAAGGAAATCCTCCCTTATGGCTTGCCTTGGAAAACAACCTGGAAGATATTGCATCAACTCTG GTTAGGCATGGCTGTGATGCAACGTGTTGGGGGTCAGGACCAAGTGGCTGCTCACAAacccttctccacagagctatTGATGAGAACAGTGAACAGATTGCTTGCTTCCTGATCCGCAG TGGGTGTGATGTGAATAGTCCCAGAAAGCCAGGCCCAaatggagaaggagaagaggaagccCATGATGGACAGACACCCCTACACTTGGCAGCCTGCTGGGGACTAGAGGAGGTGATCCAGTGCCTTTTGGAGTTTGGTGCCAATGTCAATGCTCAG GATGCAGAAGGAAGAACTCCAATCCATGTTGCCATTAGCAACCAACATAACGTTATCATTCAGCTGATGATTTCACATCCAGATATTAAGCTGAATGTACGTGACAGGCAAGGAATGACTCCCTTTGCTTGTGCTATGAcgtataaaaataataaagcagcTGAAGCAATTTTGAAGAGggaaccaggagctgcagaacag GTTGATAATAAAGGTCGGAATTTCCTGCATGTGGCTGTTCAGAACTCGGACATCGAGAGCGTGCTGTTCCTGATCAGTGTGCAGGCCAATGTCAACTCGCGGGTCCAGGATGCCTCCAAACTGACCCCTCTGCACCTGGCAGTGCAGGCTGGCTCGGAGATCATTGTGCGCAATCTG CTGCTTGCAGGTGCCCAGGTGAATGAACTGACCAAGCACCGTCAGACTGCTCTTCACTTAGCAGCCCAGCAAGACCTGCCCACCATTTGTTCAGTCCTTCTGGAGAATGGAGTAGACTTTGCAGCTGTagatgaaaatggaaataacg CTCTGCATCTGGCAGTGATGCATGGCCGTCTGAACAATATCCGGGTCCTCCTCACAGAGTGCAATGTAGATGCAGAAGCCTTTAATATCAG AGGCCAGTCACCAATGCATATTTTGGGACAATATGGGAAAGATAACGCAGCAGCCATCTGTGACCTCTTCTTGGAGTGTATGCCAGAATACCCTCTAGACAAACCTGATGCTGAAGGAAACACAG tgctcCTCTTGGCTTACATGAAGGGAAATGCGAACTTGTGTCGTGCAATAGTGAGAGCTGGGGCTCGCCTGGGAGTTAACAACAACCAGGGAGTCAATATCTTCAACTATCAAGTTGCTACAAAACAGCTTCTCTTCAGACTGCTGG ATATGCTGACAAAAGAACCTCCCTGGTGTGATGGCTCCAACTGCTATGAATGTGCTGCCAAATTTGGAGTCACAACAAGAAAGCATCACTG CCGACACTGTGGACGCCTGCTCTGCCATAAGTGCTCAACAAAGGAGATTCCTATCATAAAATTTGATCTGAACAAGCCAGTTCGAGTTTGCAACATCTGCTTTGATGTCCTGACTCTGGGAGGAGTCTCCTAG